In a single window of the Terrirubrum flagellatum genome:
- a CDS encoding AMP-binding protein: protein MESANRKLFAPAAVTCEPHAGGGWSLRSPISLPDGLDSIPDRLAMWARKAPDCTLVAERAGQGWRRLTYADAWSRSAGIAARLARRGSSPERPIMIVGGASIAHFLLRLGAMRAGVPFAPISPALLRYGAIDRLGGMIGRLNPGLIALSEDCSCLWPEKLAQGVDIISLDDIEAGDAPNLPRLSEERPAIADLDSVAAIFFTSGSTDEPKGVVMTHRNLSANQAAYQLLWPFLGAHPPVILDWLPWHHTFGGNDNIHKAIWNGGSYYIDDGLPTPDGIARTIENVSLTAPTIHINVPKGLDLLVSRLESDIDFFRDFFQRLDAVFFAGAAMSSELWARLNKIIGRAREETGRDIALVSGYGATESGSTICLVHFPIDRPTALGLPLPGFSLRLHPVEDKLEVRIKGPSVTPAYWNDLERSVAAFDDEGYYRTGDAARLLDDDAPERGLLFDGRIAEDFKLANGAWVSVGPLRAALMTALAPFARDVLIAGADRDRLGLIVFVDVEACRSALQDNDAQNGPDSAMLRHAIAERLRGHNAQNPASTRSIARVALDFDGPSAERGEVNDKGYVNQRQALRNRSSTVAHLFSDPPSAAILIVENNA, encoded by the coding sequence ATGGAAAGCGCGAACCGGAAATTATTCGCGCCCGCGGCCGTGACATGCGAGCCGCATGCCGGCGGCGGCTGGTCGCTTCGCTCGCCGATATCACTGCCTGACGGACTCGACTCGATTCCCGACCGGCTCGCAATGTGGGCGCGGAAAGCGCCTGATTGCACGCTTGTCGCCGAGAGGGCGGGGCAGGGTTGGCGTCGCTTGACCTATGCCGACGCCTGGTCGCGATCCGCAGGCATTGCGGCGCGGCTGGCGAGACGGGGATCGTCGCCTGAACGTCCGATCATGATTGTCGGCGGCGCGTCCATTGCGCATTTCCTGTTGCGGCTTGGCGCGATGCGTGCCGGCGTTCCCTTTGCGCCCATATCGCCTGCGCTGCTGCGCTATGGCGCGATCGACAGACTCGGCGGAATGATCGGTCGCCTCAATCCCGGCTTGATCGCGCTCTCCGAAGACTGTTCATGCCTGTGGCCTGAAAAGCTCGCGCAAGGCGTCGACATCATATCTCTCGACGATATCGAAGCCGGCGACGCGCCCAATCTCCCGCGCCTCAGCGAAGAGAGACCAGCCATAGCCGATCTTGATTCCGTCGCCGCGATTTTCTTCACATCGGGATCGACTGACGAGCCGAAAGGCGTCGTCATGACCCATCGCAACCTGTCAGCCAATCAGGCCGCCTACCAGTTGCTCTGGCCTTTTCTTGGCGCCCATCCCCCTGTGATACTCGACTGGTTGCCATGGCACCACACCTTCGGCGGCAACGACAATATTCACAAGGCGATCTGGAACGGCGGCTCCTACTATATCGATGATGGCTTGCCGACGCCGGACGGGATCGCCCGCACAATTGAAAACGTCAGCCTGACCGCGCCGACCATTCACATCAATGTTCCCAAGGGCTTGGACCTGCTGGTTTCGCGCCTGGAGTCAGACATCGATTTCTTTAGAGATTTTTTCCAACGTCTCGACGCGGTGTTCTTCGCCGGCGCTGCGATGAGTTCAGAGCTGTGGGCGCGGCTGAACAAGATCATCGGGCGCGCTCGTGAGGAAACCGGACGCGACATCGCGCTCGTCTCGGGATATGGCGCAACGGAGTCTGGATCGACCATTTGCCTCGTTCATTTCCCGATCGATCGTCCAACCGCGCTCGGCTTGCCGCTGCCTGGATTTTCTCTTCGCCTTCATCCCGTCGAAGACAAGCTTGAAGTCCGCATAAAGGGACCGAGCGTCACGCCGGCCTACTGGAATGACCTCGAACGCAGCGTCGCGGCCTTTGACGATGAGGGGTATTACCGCACGGGAGACGCTGCGCGCCTTCTCGACGACGATGCGCCCGAAAGAGGCCTTTTGTTCGATGGGCGGATTGCCGAGGATTTCAAATTGGCGAACGGCGCCTGGGTCTCCGTCGGCCCGTTGCGGGCGGCGTTGATGACGGCGCTTGCGCCCTTCGCGCGAGATGTTCTGATCGCCGGCGCCGATCGAGACCGGCTGGGTCTGATCGTCTTTGTCGATGTCGAAGCGTGCCGCAGCGCGCTTCAGGACAATGATGCGCAGAACGGGCCAGATTCCGCCATGCTGCGACACGCCATTGCTGAACGGTTGCGCGGCCACAATGCGCAAAATCCGGCGTCGACCCGATCGATCGCGCGCGTCGCGCTTGATTTTGACGGGCCTTCGGCCGAACGCGGCGAAGTCAACGACAAGGGCTACGTCAATCAGCGGCAAGCCTTGCGCAACCGTTCGTCGACAGTCGCCCATCTTTTCTCCGATCCACCTTCCGCCGCCATACTCATCGTCGAGAACAATGCATGA
- a CDS encoding ABC transporter substrate-binding protein, whose product MTPDRRTIVTALAALMGPAMLQNPALAQAARKLVVTTYGGVWEKFWRQSLIPDFVKKSGAEVTLDVGFGRTFTANMRAASKDKPPYSMIMMNEVFASTLRKEGYFDPLDMAKVPNYADLYPIAQTGGGDAAVGMISPIGIGYRTDLVKTPPKRWRDLWENPEFKGKIGLYNIVNSAGKMMVLLAGQMFGKGVTDLDAGFAALGKLGPVLQTDFNMSTMMSSGEIIVAPYDFGEIARLKKQGLPVACIAPEEGLIMWDQTFSVAKFGDAKPLALEYINYILSPETQLLLAREFFVSPVNKKVAVPADLAPDVPISGETMMSKIMKVDWDFVNSKATELTEGWNKSIK is encoded by the coding sequence ATGACGCCAGATCGCAGAACAATTGTGACCGCCCTCGCCGCGCTGATGGGCCCGGCGATGTTGCAGAATCCGGCTCTCGCCCAGGCTGCGCGCAAACTGGTGGTCACGACCTATGGCGGCGTTTGGGAGAAGTTCTGGCGGCAGAGCCTCATCCCGGATTTCGTCAAGAAGAGCGGCGCCGAAGTGACGCTCGACGTTGGCTTCGGTCGAACTTTCACCGCGAATATGCGCGCGGCCAGCAAGGACAAACCACCCTACTCCATGATCATGATGAACGAGGTGTTTGCCTCGACGCTGCGAAAGGAAGGATATTTCGATCCGCTCGATATGGCGAAGGTGCCGAATTACGCTGATCTCTATCCTATCGCGCAGACAGGCGGCGGCGATGCGGCGGTCGGCATGATCTCACCGATCGGGATCGGCTATCGCACGGACCTCGTGAAGACGCCGCCGAAACGCTGGCGCGATCTTTGGGAGAATCCTGAATTCAAAGGCAAGATCGGCCTCTACAACATCGTCAACAGCGCCGGGAAGATGATGGTGCTTCTGGCGGGCCAGATGTTCGGCAAGGGCGTGACTGATCTCGACGCCGGGTTCGCCGCGCTCGGCAAGCTCGGCCCGGTCCTGCAAACCGATTTCAACATGTCGACCATGATGTCGTCTGGCGAGATTATCGTTGCGCCTTACGATTTCGGCGAGATCGCGCGGCTGAAAAAACAGGGCCTCCCCGTCGCCTGCATCGCGCCGGAGGAAGGATTGATCATGTGGGATCAGACTTTCAGCGTCGCCAAATTCGGCGACGCCAAGCCGCTTGCTCTCGAATATATCAACTACATCCTCTCGCCCGAGACCCAGCTTCTGCTGGCGCGCGAATTCTTTGTATCGCCAGTGAACAAGAAGGTCGCCGTGCCGGCTGATCTCGCGCCTGACGTGCCGATATCAGGCGAAACGATGATGTCGAAAATCATGAAAGTCGACTGGGATTTCGTCAATTCCAAAGCGACCGAACTAACGGAAGGCTGGAACAAGTCGATCAAATGA
- a CDS encoding ABC transporter permease — MKTNRRSFQSGRLLLNCFCILVYLFLLAPILVVVGASLNAGAFLTFPPQGLSLRWYVVFFNNDVFMKAIRTSLVIATIATCISGVIGSAATLFYARYAGAAREWVRIGLLAPLLLPEVLTAIALLFFFYAIGVGTQNMIALLVGHVLITLPFIFLNVSASLEGFDPAWELAAQSLGAGPWTRFRRITLPLIKPGVIGGCLFAFIISFDTFAISFMLKSVGTSTLPIQLFDYLRLNFTPEAAAVSTVSILLTLVVVIVTEKLLDLRIHRF; from the coding sequence ATGAAGACGAACAGACGATCATTTCAATCAGGCCGTCTGCTGCTGAACTGCTTTTGCATTCTCGTCTATCTCTTTCTGCTGGCGCCGATTTTGGTGGTGGTGGGAGCGTCGCTCAACGCCGGCGCGTTCCTGACATTTCCTCCGCAGGGCCTGTCGCTGCGCTGGTATGTCGTCTTCTTCAACAATGACGTGTTCATGAAAGCGATCAGGACCTCGCTTGTCATCGCGACGATTGCGACCTGCATTTCCGGCGTTATCGGATCAGCCGCGACCCTGTTCTATGCGCGTTACGCCGGCGCCGCGCGAGAGTGGGTGCGGATTGGCCTGCTCGCGCCGCTGTTGTTGCCGGAGGTCCTGACGGCGATCGCGTTGCTTTTCTTTTTCTATGCGATCGGCGTCGGCACGCAGAACATGATCGCGCTCCTGGTTGGCCATGTGCTGATCACCCTGCCATTCATCTTTCTCAATGTTTCGGCGTCGCTGGAAGGCTTCGATCCCGCATGGGAGCTCGCGGCGCAGAGCCTGGGCGCCGGGCCGTGGACCCGGTTCCGCCGCATTACGCTTCCACTCATCAAGCCTGGCGTGATCGGCGGCTGTCTTTTCGCTTTCATCATCTCATTCGACACCTTTGCTATCTCGTTCATGCTGAAAAGCGTCGGCACATCGACCTTACCCATCCAGCTCTTCGACTATCTCAGGCTCAACTTCACCCCGGAGGCCGCCGCTGTCTCGACAGTCAGCATCCTCCTGACGCTTGTTGTGGTGATCGTGACCGAGAAGCTGCTGGATTTGCGCATTCATCGATTCTAA
- a CDS encoding indolepyruvate ferredoxin oxidoreductase family protein has translation MSERGPVLLSGVQALVRLALLQRQRDARQGLNTAGFISGYRGSPLAGLDRELARAKRHLDAHHIVFKPGLNEDLAATAIWGTQQTGLFPGARYDGVFSMWYGKGPGVDRSMDAIRHANAFGTSRQGGALLMLGDDHGAVSSTFPHQSEHNLASAMVPVLSPAGLGEFLDLGLLGWAMSRHSGAWVGFKCQTEIVECTTTFDVDPDRLTIIEPSTENGSDNLWIRWPDRALAMEERLIERKMRAVAAFARANKLDRVTLDSRRARIGIAASGKAWLDLQAALAMLGVDAARAEALGLRLYKIGMVWPLEAEGLIEFADGLEEILVVEEKRPVIEEQIKSLLFNAPADRRPRVVGKMDERGAPLLPSHGEIDPVVVARVVASRIGADDVIAARLRLVEARETSSPRTSPALAREAYFCSGCPHSVSTRVPEGSQALTGIGCHMMVVGMDRDTSTFTQMGGEGVGWIGMSPFTTQTHMFVNMGDGTYFHSGVLAIRAAIAAKVNATYKILFNDAVAMTGGQPHDGELTVPDVARQMLAEGAQEVVVVAEEPERLAGRLPRGVRLFPRDELDAVQRCLREQRGVTILIYDQVCAAEKRRRRKRGQHRQPERRAFINDLVCEGCGDCSAVSNCISIEPHETEFGRKRRINQSSCNTDLSCINGFCPSFVTIEGGRLRRPEAQAPPADSMVRLPTPTCAPLDRIRNLLLAGVGGTGVVTISAILAMAAHLDGGAALALDQTGLAQKNGSVMSHLRIGPRVSRFGPPRIGLGETDLLLGFDMNVAGSPAALATLAPNQSFALIDSQVTPTAAFMRDGAVDFRAAATLRAIARAAGEDRSRVLPAARLAEALLGDAIAGNMLLLGCAWQEGLIPLSLGAIERAIELNGTAAGMNKNAFAWGRLAAFDLAAVEAAAAIAQDDKAGGPQHDLDAIVARHAEFLTAYQDAAYADRYRRLVAAAQRAEAMRAPGRSGFAEAVARCGFKLMAVKDEYEVARLHVDAAFRAKIDRQFEPGYRLQFHFAPPLFARVNERTGAPAKIAFGPWVLPLLRLLAKLKSLRGGAFDIFGRSAERRMERALASDYIGLMRRLFDELTPENHGVATALASLPEDIRGFGHVKAASIERALKKQVELIAHLETPRTAEAR, from the coding sequence ATGAGCGAAAGGGGACCGGTTCTGCTGTCAGGCGTCCAGGCGCTCGTGCGGCTGGCGTTGCTGCAGCGACAGCGCGATGCGCGCCAGGGGCTCAACACGGCGGGCTTCATTTCGGGCTATCGCGGTTCGCCGCTCGCCGGTCTTGATCGCGAACTCGCGCGCGCCAAGCGTCATCTCGACGCGCATCATATCGTCTTCAAGCCGGGCCTGAACGAAGACCTCGCTGCGACCGCGATCTGGGGAACACAGCAGACAGGGCTTTTTCCGGGCGCGCGTTACGACGGCGTGTTCTCCATGTGGTACGGCAAGGGGCCGGGTGTCGATCGCAGCATGGACGCCATCCGCCACGCCAACGCTTTCGGTACGAGCCGGCAGGGCGGCGCGCTGCTCATGCTGGGCGACGATCACGGCGCCGTATCCTCGACCTTCCCGCATCAGAGCGAGCATAATCTCGCTTCTGCAATGGTTCCGGTATTGAGTCCTGCGGGCCTCGGCGAATTTCTCGATCTTGGTCTGCTCGGCTGGGCGATGAGCCGTCATTCCGGCGCCTGGGTCGGATTCAAATGCCAGACGGAGATTGTCGAATGCACGACGACCTTCGACGTCGATCCGGACCGTCTGACGATCATCGAACCGTCGACGGAGAACGGGTCGGACAATTTATGGATTCGCTGGCCTGATAGGGCGCTGGCGATGGAGGAGCGGCTGATCGAGCGCAAGATGCGCGCCGTCGCGGCCTTCGCGCGCGCCAACAAACTGGATCGCGTGACGCTCGATTCCCGTCGCGCGCGCATCGGAATCGCGGCCTCCGGCAAAGCCTGGCTCGATCTGCAAGCTGCGCTTGCGATGCTCGGCGTCGACGCCGCGCGCGCCGAAGCTCTCGGCCTGCGCCTCTATAAGATCGGCATGGTCTGGCCCCTCGAAGCGGAAGGGCTCATCGAATTCGCGGACGGCCTCGAAGAGATTCTGGTGGTTGAAGAAAAGCGGCCTGTGATCGAGGAGCAGATCAAGTCGCTTCTCTTCAACGCGCCCGCGGATCGCCGTCCGCGCGTGGTGGGCAAGATGGACGAGCGCGGCGCGCCGCTGCTGCCAAGCCACGGCGAGATCGATCCGGTTGTGGTTGCGCGAGTCGTCGCGTCGCGGATTGGCGCCGACGATGTGATCGCGGCGCGGCTGAGGTTGGTCGAGGCGCGCGAAACTTCGTCGCCAAGGACGTCGCCAGCTCTCGCGCGCGAAGCCTATTTTTGCTCGGGCTGTCCGCACAGCGTCTCCACGCGCGTGCCCGAAGGAAGCCAGGCGCTGACCGGCATCGGCTGCCACATGATGGTCGTCGGCATGGATCGCGACACCTCGACGTTCACGCAAATGGGCGGTGAAGGAGTGGGCTGGATCGGCATGTCGCCATTCACGACCCAGACCCACATGTTCGTAAATATGGGCGACGGCACCTATTTTCATTCCGGCGTCCTTGCGATCCGCGCCGCGATCGCCGCGAAGGTGAATGCGACCTACAAGATCCTGTTCAATGACGCCGTCGCAATGACCGGTGGTCAGCCGCATGACGGCGAACTGACCGTGCCCGACGTCGCGCGACAGATGCTGGCGGAAGGCGCGCAAGAGGTGGTTGTGGTTGCGGAGGAGCCGGAGCGTCTCGCGGGCCGCCTGCCTCGCGGCGTCCGACTCTTCCCGCGCGATGAGCTCGACGCCGTTCAAAGATGCCTGCGCGAGCAGCGCGGCGTCACCATATTGATCTACGATCAGGTTTGCGCGGCCGAGAAGCGACGGCGGCGCAAGCGCGGCCAGCATCGCCAACCGGAGCGCCGCGCATTCATCAACGATCTCGTCTGCGAGGGATGCGGCGACTGTTCCGCTGTTTCCAATTGCATCTCGATCGAACCGCATGAGACGGAGTTCGGCCGCAAGCGCCGGATCAACCAGTCAAGCTGCAACACCGATCTTTCCTGCATCAATGGGTTCTGCCCCAGCTTCGTGACGATCGAAGGCGGCCGCTTGCGGCGACCCGAGGCGCAAGCGCCGCCAGCGGACAGCATGGTGCGGCTGCCGACGCCCACCTGCGCGCCGCTCGATCGCATCCGGAATCTGCTTCTCGCAGGCGTCGGCGGAACGGGCGTCGTGACCATCTCTGCAATCCTGGCGATGGCGGCGCATCTCGACGGCGGCGCCGCGCTGGCGCTCGATCAAACCGGGCTCGCACAGAAAAATGGGTCAGTGATGTCGCATCTGCGCATCGGCCCGCGCGTGAGCCGGTTCGGCCCGCCCCGCATCGGCTTGGGCGAAACGGATCTGTTGCTTGGATTTGACATGAATGTTGCGGGCTCGCCCGCGGCGCTTGCGACTCTCGCGCCCAATCAATCTTTCGCGCTCATCGATAGCCAGGTGACCCCGACCGCGGCCTTCATGCGCGACGGCGCCGTCGACTTTCGCGCCGCAGCGACCTTGCGCGCGATTGCGCGCGCAGCTGGCGAGGATCGTTCGCGTGTTCTCCCCGCCGCTCGTCTCGCCGAAGCGCTCCTTGGCGACGCGATCGCGGGCAACATGCTGCTGCTGGGCTGCGCATGGCAGGAGGGCTTGATTCCGCTCAGCCTCGGCGCGATCGAACGCGCGATCGAACTCAATGGGACAGCGGCGGGCATGAACAAGAACGCCTTCGCCTGGGGGCGTCTTGCGGCGTTCGATCTCGCCGCCGTCGAGGCGGCCGCCGCGATTGCGCAAGACGATAAAGCAGGCGGGCCGCAGCATGATCTGGATGCGATCGTCGCGCGACATGCGGAATTCCTTACCGCCTATCAGGATGCGGCCTACGCCGACCGCTATCGGCGACTGGTCGCCGCGGCGCAAAGGGCGGAAGCGATGCGCGCTCCGGGCCGCAGCGGCTTCGCGGAAGCCGTCGCACGCTGCGGTTTCAAGCTTATGGCCGTGAAGGACGAATATGAGGTGGCGCGCCTGCATGTCGACGCGGCGTTTCGCGCCAAGATCGATCGCCAGTTCGAGCCCGGTTATCGCCTGCAATTCCATTTCGCGCCGCCGCTGTTCGCGCGCGTCAATGAAAGGACCGGCGCTCCGGCAAAGATCGCGTTCGGCCCGTGGGTCCTGCCTTTGCTGCGACTACTCGCGAAGCTCAAATCGCTGCGTGGCGGCGCGTTCGATATTTTCGGCCGCTCCGCCGAGAGGCGCATGGAACGCGCCCTCGCAAGCGACTACATCGGGCTCATGCGGCGCCTTTTCGATGAGCTGACGCCTGAGAACCACGGCGTCGCGACGGCTCTGGCCTCGCTTCCCGAAGACATCAGGGGTTTCGGGCATGTGAAGGCCGCGTCGATCGAGCGTGCGCTGAAGAAGCAGGTCGAATTGATAGCGCATCTTGAAACGCCCCGCACGGCCGAGGCGCGGTGA
- a CDS encoding enoyl-CoA hydratase/isomerase family protein, which yields MSSSEPNYETILVERDATDKFATITLNRPAKLNSMNGVLIEELDLAVSRAVKDPEINALIITGAGRAFTTGYDLNSDDFELDAEGWRDNIAGNQQKLFNIWQAPLPIIAAVNGYALAGGLELMMCCDLAIAAEDALLGEPEVRHASAPPSLMMPWLAPMRHTRLLMYTGDLVDGREAERIHLVNRAVPRDRLMLEATNLARKLARMPLPSIKFAKAALNHQQLAAGLVSSWEYNKETTATLHASEEGRRWMRMLKEMPLSEFLRIREAPFKAF from the coding sequence ATGAGCTCCTCAGAACCGAACTATGAAACGATCCTCGTCGAGCGCGACGCGACCGACAAGTTCGCGACGATTACGCTCAACAGACCTGCGAAATTGAACTCAATGAACGGCGTTTTGATCGAGGAGCTCGATCTTGCCGTAAGCCGCGCGGTGAAAGACCCCGAGATCAACGCTCTGATCATTACCGGCGCAGGCAGGGCGTTCACGACCGGATACGATCTGAACTCCGACGATTTCGAGCTCGATGCGGAAGGCTGGCGCGACAATATCGCAGGCAACCAGCAGAAACTTTTCAATATCTGGCAGGCGCCGCTCCCGATCATCGCGGCCGTCAACGGCTATGCGCTGGCCGGGGGGCTTGAACTGATGATGTGTTGCGATCTCGCGATCGCAGCCGAGGACGCGCTTCTCGGCGAGCCGGAAGTCCGTCACGCCTCGGCGCCGCCGTCACTGATGATGCCGTGGCTCGCGCCTATGCGGCACACGCGGCTGCTGATGTATACGGGGGATCTTGTCGATGGGCGCGAAGCCGAACGCATCCATCTGGTCAATCGGGCCGTTCCCCGCGATCGGCTCATGCTCGAAGCGACGAATCTCGCGCGCAAGCTCGCGCGTATGCCGCTGCCGTCGATCAAGTTCGCCAAGGCTGCGCTCAATCACCAGCAGCTTGCGGCTGGCCTCGTCAGCTCATGGGAATATAACAAGGAAACCACTGCGACGTTGCATGCTTCCGAAGAAGGGCGGCGCTGGATGAGGATGCTCAAGGAGATGCCGCTGTCCGAATTTCTCCGAATTCGCGAGGCGCCGTTCAAGGCGTTCTGA
- a CDS encoding nucleoside hydrolase: MAERLIIDTDPGQDDAFAILLALASPEFEVLGLTAVAGNVPVSTTAANCRRLVEIAGKSHIPAFAGCDRPLLRPARHAADIHGEGGIDGYDFAAPAHPVESKHAVDWLVETLLASPEKSVTITPLGPMTNIAAALIREPKIASRIKRIVNMGGGFFEGGNIAPAAEFNILVDPEAAAIVFKSGVALASVPIDCTLNALTPDSWIADLAALKTPVGDACAGMMRFFEAYGNKKYGTKTRPLHDALAVGYALWPDLFSGRHCNVEIETSSPLTLGMTVVDWWGVSGRRANCFWVKSCDAEQFYARMLARLALLK, encoded by the coding sequence ATGGCCGAACGATTGATTATCGACACCGATCCCGGCCAGGACGACGCGTTCGCCATCCTGCTTGCGCTGGCCTCGCCGGAATTCGAGGTCCTGGGGCTCACGGCGGTCGCCGGCAATGTTCCGGTTTCAACAACCGCAGCGAACTGCCGTCGCCTCGTCGAGATCGCTGGAAAGTCTCATATTCCGGCATTTGCGGGCTGCGACCGTCCGTTGCTTCGGCCGGCGCGCCATGCCGCGGATATTCATGGCGAAGGCGGCATTGACGGCTATGATTTTGCAGCGCCGGCTCATCCTGTAGAGTCGAAGCACGCGGTCGACTGGCTGGTCGAAACGCTGCTCGCATCGCCGGAGAAAAGCGTCACGATCACGCCGCTCGGGCCGATGACGAATATCGCCGCAGCGCTCATCCGCGAGCCGAAGATCGCAAGCCGCATCAAGCGGATCGTCAATATGGGCGGCGGCTTTTTCGAGGGCGGCAACATCGCGCCTGCTGCGGAATTCAATATTTTGGTCGATCCTGAAGCCGCGGCGATCGTCTTCAAGAGCGGCGTCGCGCTCGCTTCGGTTCCGATCGACTGCACGCTCAACGCGCTGACGCCGGATAGCTGGATCGCAGATCTCGCAGCGTTGAAGACGCCCGTCGGAGACGCCTGCGCTGGCATGATGCGTTTCTTCGAGGCTTACGGAAACAAGAAGTACGGCACGAAGACGCGGCCGCTGCATGACGCGCTTGCGGTCGGATATGCGCTGTGGCCGGACCTGTTCAGCGGCCGCCATTGCAATGTGGAGATCGAGACGTCGTCGCCATTGACCCTCGGCATGACAGTCGTCGACTGGTGGGGCGTCAGCGGCCGGCGCGCGAACTGCTTCTGGGTGAAGAGTTGCGATGCCGAACAATTTTACGCGCGCATGCTGGCGCGGCTCGCTCTCCTGAAATGA
- a CDS encoding ABC transporter permease yields the protein MTPARANSKRWLLIAPAAILVGVFLVLPYLNIILISFRPPAQGAPYGAGYTLQNYGKFLSDSFYWLQLWNTIAIAFVTSALCLLVSYPVAWQLARGNTRMRGLYYGIVLSPLLVGIVIRSYGWTIILGNNGLINRSLRDIGWISAPLPLMYNTFGIVLALVHVFLPFMVLPIMGALQSVDPALESAARSLGASRTTIFRRVIFPLSMPGVQSGCILVFILAMSAYVTPALIGGMRVKTMPVTVVDTLIDAFQWPFGSAMALMLSLCGALIVIIFARLTRMKWA from the coding sequence GTGACGCCTGCGCGCGCCAATTCGAAGCGGTGGCTGCTGATCGCGCCTGCGGCGATTCTCGTCGGCGTATTTCTGGTTCTTCCCTATCTCAACATCATTCTCATCAGCTTTCGCCCACCGGCGCAGGGCGCGCCCTATGGCGCGGGTTACACCTTGCAGAACTATGGGAAGTTTCTTTCCGACAGCTTCTACTGGCTGCAGCTCTGGAACACGATCGCCATCGCTTTTGTCACATCCGCGCTGTGCCTTCTCGTCAGCTATCCCGTGGCGTGGCAGCTCGCGCGCGGAAACACGCGGATGCGCGGACTCTACTACGGTATCGTTCTCTCGCCGCTCCTGGTCGGCATCGTCATCCGCAGCTATGGCTGGACGATCATTCTCGGCAATAACGGCCTCATCAATCGCTCGCTGCGGGATATCGGCTGGATCAGCGCGCCCCTGCCGCTGATGTACAACACCTTCGGCATCGTGCTCGCCCTTGTTCACGTCTTCCTGCCCTTCATGGTGCTACCCATCATGGGAGCGCTGCAAAGCGTCGATCCTGCGTTGGAATCAGCGGCGCGATCGCTCGGCGCGTCACGGACGACGATTTTTCGCCGGGTGATCTTTCCCCTGTCGATGCCCGGCGTGCAGTCCGGGTGCATTCTCGTCTTCATTCTGGCGATGAGCGCTTATGTGACGCCGGCGCTTATTGGCGGCATGCGCGTGAAAACCATGCCTGTGACTGTTGTCGACACGCTGATCGACGCGTTCCAATGGCCGTTCGGTTCAGCAATGGCGCTCATGCTTTCGTTGTGCGGCGCGTTGATCGTCATCATTTTCGCGCGGCTGACCCGCATGAAGTGGGCGTGA
- a CDS encoding ABC transporter ATP-binding protein, whose translation MTGVALTSLVKTYGSTRAIDGVSLSVEQGEFVSLLGPSGCGKTTTLKIIAGFEEPDSGAVAFDGRDVTHTPAEKRDIGMVFQNYALFPHMTVVGNLAFGLEMRHVAKAEMAARIARVVDMVQLKGMEDRYPRQLSGGQQQRVALARALVIEPSILLLDEPLANLDAKLRDEMRSFVRDLQRRVGITAIYVTHDQSEAITMSDRVVVMFKGRVAQAASPSDIYERPASLEVASFVGQANVIEGRAVRRINGAYQAETALGDIVFAAGGDVASDRTALLLVRPEALTLTSCNSSAPHAALVESMVYSGSAIDYRLRLADGSALQAQTAPHVRFSPGDRVRATTASGAAWHLGSKA comes from the coding sequence ATGACCGGCGTCGCTCTGACATCCCTGGTGAAAACCTACGGATCGACGCGCGCCATCGATGGCGTGTCGCTGTCTGTGGAGCAGGGCGAATTCGTCTCCCTCCTTGGTCCCTCCGGTTGCGGCAAGACGACGACATTGAAGATCATCGCCGGTTTCGAGGAGCCCGACAGCGGCGCGGTGGCTTTTGACGGCCGCGACGTAACACATACGCCTGCGGAGAAGCGCGACATCGGCATGGTGTTCCAGAACTATGCGCTGTTTCCGCATATGACGGTCGTCGGCAATCTGGCCTTCGGCCTGGAGATGCGGCACGTCGCCAAGGCGGAGATGGCGGCGCGGATCGCGCGCGTTGTCGACATGGTGCAGCTCAAAGGCATGGAGGATCGATATCCCCGGCAATTGTCGGGCGGCCAGCAGCAACGCGTCGCGCTGGCGCGCGCGCTTGTCATCGAGCCGTCGATCCTGCTGCTCGACGAACCGCTCGCCAATCTCGACGCGAAGCTTCGCGACGAAATGCGCAGTTTTGTCCGCGATCTGCAGCGGCGGGTCGGCATTACCGCCATCTACGTCACTCATGACCAGTCCGAAGCGATCACCATGTCGGACCGCGTCGTCGTGATGTTCAAGGGCAGAGTCGCGCAGGCCGCTTCGCCAAGCGATATCTATGAACGTCCGGCCTCGCTCGAAGTGGCGAGCTTCGTCGGCCAGGCGAACGTGATCGAAGGGCGAGCGGTTCGCCGCATCAACGGCGCCTATCAAGCCGAAACCGCGCTGGGCGATATCGTCTTTGCCGCAGGCGGCGATGTGGCGTCGGATCGGACGGCGTTGCTGCTTGTAAGACCGGAGGCGCTGACGCTGACGTCTTGCAACAGCTCGGCGCCGCACGCCGCGCTCGTGGAATCGATGGTGTATTCCGGCAGCGCGATCGATTATCGGCTCAGGCTCGCCGACGGCTCGGCGCTGCAGGCCCAGACCGCGCCCCATGTGCGCTTTTCGCCCGGCGACCGCGTGCGCGCGACGACCGCATCCGGCGCCGCCTGGCATCTCGGGTCGAAAGCGTGA